A stretch of Triticum aestivum cultivar Chinese Spring chromosome 1D, IWGSC CS RefSeq v2.1, whole genome shotgun sequence DNA encodes these proteins:
- the LOC123183220 gene encoding 3-ketoacyl-CoA synthase 11 translates to MADPAQPAPARGDFTRSVKLKYVKLGYHYLITHGAYLAVAPLPGLVAAHLSTFTMQDLADLWAGVLHHSLGSLLACLAFLVAACTAYLATRPRPVYLVDFACYKPDDARKCSRARFMDCTEKLGTFTDDNVEFQRRIVERSGLGEETYLPEAVLNLPPNPSMANARKEAELVMFGALDQLFAKTGVKPKDIGVLVVNCSLFNPTPSLSAMVVNKYELRGNIVSYNLGGMGCSAGLIAVDLAKDLLQAQPGTYAVVISMENITLNWYFGNDRSMLVSNCLFRMGGAAILLSNRRSARRRSKYQLVHTVRTHKGADDKAFRCVYQQEDESGKRGVSLSKDLMGIAGGALKTNITTLGPLVLPLSEQLLFFATLAAKKLVNAKVEPYIPDFKLAFEHFCIHAGGRAVLDKMESNLQLTEWHMEPSRMTLHRFGNTSSSSLWYELAYAEAKGRIRKGDRTWQIAFGSGFKCNSAVWRALRSVNPANPRDVAGNPWADEIHRFPVPVPKFSAIDPPTPSSDTQE, encoded by the coding sequence atggCCGACCCGGCGCAGCCCGCCCCGGCGCGCGGCGACTTCACGCGGTCGGTCAAGCTCAAGTACGTGAAGCTGGGCTACCACTACCTGATCACGCACGGCGCGTACCTGGCGGTGGCGCCGCTGCCGGGGCTCGTGGCGGCGCACCTCTCCACCTTCACGATGCAAGACCTGGCCGACCTCTGGGCCGGCGTCCTGCACCACAGCCTCGGCTCCCTGCTCGCCTGCCTCGCCTTCCTCGTGGCCGCCTGCACCGCCTACCTCGCCACCCGCCCGCGCCCCGTCTACCTCGTCGACTTCGCCTGCTACAAGCCCGACGACGCGCGCAAGTGCAGCCGCGCCCGCTTCATGGACTGCACCGAGAAGCTCGGCACCTTCACCGACGACAACGTCGAGTTCCAGCGCCGCATCGTGGAGCGCTCCGGGCTGGGCGAGGAGACGTACCTCCCCGAGGCCGTGCTCAACCTCCCGCCTAACCCCTCCATGGCCAACGCGCGCAAAGAGGCCGAGCTGGTCATGTTCGGCGCGCTGGACCAGCTGTTCGCCAAGACGGGCGTCAAGCCCAAGGACATCGGCGTGCTCGTCGTCAACTGCAGCCTCTTCAACCCCACGCCCTCGCTCTCCGCCATGGTCGTCAACAAGTACGAGCTCCGGGGCAACATCGTGAGCTACAACCTGGGCGGCATGGGGTGCAGCGCGGGGCTCAtcgccgtcgacctcgccaaggACCTGCTGCAGGCGCAGCCCGGCACGTACGCCGTGGTGATCAGCATGGAGAACATCACGCTCAACTGGTACTTCGGCAACGACCGCTCCATGCTGGTGTCCAACTGCCTGTTCCGCATGGGCGGCGCGGCGATCCTGCTCTCGAACCGCCGGTCGGCGCGGCGGCGCTCCAAGTACCAGCTGGTGCACACGGTGCGCACGCACAAGGGCGCCGACGACAAGGCGTTCCGGTGCGTGTACCAGCAGGAGGACGAGTCGGGCAAGCGGGGCGTGTCGCTGTCCAAGGACCTGATGGGCATCGCCGGCGGCGCGCTCAAGACCAACATCACCACGCTGGGGCCGCTGGTGCTCCCGCTGAGCGAGCAGCTGCTCTTCTTCGCGACGCTGGCGGCCAAGAAGCTGGTGAACGCCAAGGTGGAGCCCTACATCCCGGACTTCAAGCTGGCGTTCGAGCACTTCTGCATCCACGCCGGCGGGCGGGCGGTGCTGGACAAGATGGAGAGCAACCTGCAGCTGACGGAGTGGCACATGGAGCCGTCGCGGATGACGCTGCACCGGTTCGGCAACACGTCGAGCAGCTCGCTGTGGTACGAGCTGGCCTACGCCGAGGCCAAGGGCCGGATCAGGAAGGGCGACCGCACCTGGCAGATCGCCTTCGGGTCCGGGTTCAAGTGCAACAGCGCCGTGTGGAGGGCGCTCCGGTCGGTGAACCCGGCCAACCCCAGGGACGTCGCCGGCAACCCCTGGGCCGACGAGATCCACCGCTTCCCCGTGCCCGTGCCCAAGTTCTCCGCCATCGATCCTCCAACTCCATCCAGCGACACCCAGGAATAA